DNA sequence from the Ischnura elegans chromosome 8, ioIscEleg1.1, whole genome shotgun sequence genome:
CAGACCTATCAACCTGATCCCATACCCCAAATTAGACCCTTCTGCCAGTCATCTGACAACTCTCAGTGACTGGACTGTAGTCAGTGATGTCAAACAAACCTGTTCCTAAAATCTTTGACGTGGGAGATCTTGTTTCTCACTAACTAATGCTGTTACTATCAAACTATCTACCTACTTTGGAACAAGACTTGGCTGTAGAAAAATTATGGTTTTGCCAATGGTCATTCAAGATTCATTTCTGTGGCCATTTATGTGGTTATAAATATCATGGAACAAGAACATAAGGCCTTACTGCTAAGCACTATATTTGCATATGTCTGATGCACTGTCAAGAAGCCTTCTCTCCTTATGCCATGTGACCTCTGGAGGGGGTTGGAGTGGAGATGGGGGTAGGTTGGTAAAAATTGTAACCACATTATTCAGAGGATTTCCAATTTAATGCTCTCTTTTTGGTAAAGAGGAAGAACACAAAACAAAAGTTTCTTCAACAACATTAAATCAAAAGGAAGAGATGGATCCTCTCaagttcatattaaaaatatgcggtaaaaaaaactttcataacttattaaaaattataatatcaaaagTCAGTCCATAGATTCCACTCAAAATTGTTGAATTAATGAGGATAAATGGCACGGTAAGCAGAACACTTAGTAAAACATCATTTGGAAGAGCATTAGGAAGATTTGAGGAGAGTAGCTATTGGTCCTTCCCATTCACTATCTGGGGCAAGCTAAGGTTCCTTCCTCATGAACAGTCAATAGCGTCTGCCCCCACTCGTAAAGGGCAGAGTTCAAGGTATGTTGGTGTAGGCATGTTTGTTCCTTCTTGACAGGAGAGGAGAAGTCACACTATTCCTGGGATTGAGGGAGTTGCATTGATCACAATGACTATGGAACTGCTGACAGGACTCCCATGGTACTTGGCATCTCAGTGGACTCAGGGAAGCCATTTGGACTTCAACTGGACTTAGCTGTTCCAAATGTTTAGGGTGGAAGAACTATTACTGGAGATGCAGGCATTGCCTCTTCCTCTCTTGTCTGCTCCTCTGCTGGCAGTTCAAACGCAGTGTACTCAACACCGGCAGGGAATTCATGTGCCCACATCCGAAGCGAACACAACTCTTATGATGGACTAGTAGCAGATGGGTAGGGGAGCTTCCCTGGATCATCCAGACAGAGGTGAGGAAGTGGGTACGGGGGTCTTCCTGGATCTTCTGTGGAAAGGTGGGGTAGTGGATAAGGAAGCCCACCCTGATTTTCCATGGGCAGGTTGGGCAATGGATATGGAAGGCCCCCCTCATTTTCCACCGAGAGATTAGGAAGTGGATATGGATTTTCCATTGAGAGGTGAGGAAGTTCGTATGGGAGCCTCCCATTTACGACAGAGATACGGGGTAAAGGTTGTGGGGCCCCCTCATTATTTTCCATCTGATTTTCTATACAGGGGTTGGGAAGTGGATGCAGAAGCCCCTCCTCGTTTTCCTCTGCGACATTAGAAAGTGGACTTGGATTTTCCATTGAGAGGTGAGAAAGTTCGTCTAGCAGCCTCCCATTTTCGAGAGAGATAATGGGTTGGGGGAGAGGGAGATCCCCTTTCTTTTCCATCTCTTTTCCTCGATTTTCTGTCGAGAGGTTAGGAAGTGTACATGGTTGCCTACTGTTATTTTCCACTGAGAGATTAGGAAGATGACATGGATTTTCCATTGAGAGGTGAGGAGGTTCGTGTGGGAGCCTCCCATTTTCGATAGAAATAGTATAGGGTTGAGGGTGTGGGAGGTCCCCTTTCCTTTCCATCTGATTGTCAGTAGAGAGATTAGGAAGTGGATATGGTGGCCTGTTGTTATTTTCCATGGAGAGGTGGGGGTAAGGTAGCTTGCCAACATTTTCTGTAGAGAGATTAGGAAGTGAATATGGTAGCCTGCTGTTATTTTCCATGGAGAGGTGGGGGTAAGGAAGCTCACCATTTTCTGTCGAGAGGTTAGGAAGTGAATATGGTAGCCTGCTGTTTTTTTCCATGGAGAGATGGGGGTAAGGAAGCTCACCCTCATTTTCTGTAGAGAGGTTAGGAAGTGGATACGGTATCCTACTGTTATTTTCCGTGGAGAGATGGGGGTTAGGAAGCTCCCCATCATTTTCTGTAGAGAGGTTAGGAAGTGGATACGGTATCCTACTGTTATTTTCCGTGGAGAGATGGGGGTTAGGAAGCTCCCCATCATTTTCTGTAGAGAGATTAGGAAGTGGATATGGTGGCCTGTTGTTATTTTCCATAGAGAGGTGTGGGTAAGGAAGCTCCCCATCATTTTCTGTAGAGAGGTTAGGAAGTGGATATGGTGGCCTGTTGTTATTTTCCGTGGAGAGGTGTGGGTAAGGAAGCTCACCCTCATTTTCTGTCGAAAGGTTAGGAAGTGGATATGGTGGCCTATTGTTATTTTCCGTGGAGAGGTGTGGGTAAGGAAGCTCACCCTCATTTTCTGTCGAAAGGTTAGGAAGCGGATATGGTGGCCTGTTGTTATTTTCCATGGAGAGTTGTGGGTAAGGAAGCTCACCCTCATTTTCTGTCGAAAGGTTAGGAAGTGGATATGGTGGCCTGTTGTTATTTTCCGTGGAGAGGTGTGGGTATGGAAGCTCACCCTCATTTTCTGTCGAAAGGTTAGGAAGCGGATATGGTGGCCTGTTGTTATTTTCCATGGAGAGGTGTGGGTAAGGAAGCTCCCCATCATTTTCTGTAGAGAGGTTAGGAAGTGGATATGGTGGCCTGCTGTTATTTTCCATGGAGAGGTGGGGGTAAGGAAGCTCCCCATCATTTTCTGTAGAGAGGTTAGGAAGTGGATATGGTGGCCTGTTGTTATTTTCCATGGAGAGGTGGGGGTAAGGAAGCTCACCATCATTTTCTGTCGAAAGGCTGGGGTATGGAAGCTTTCCTGGATTTTCTAGAGAAAGGTGGGGAAGTGGGTATGGGAGCCTCCTGTCACTTTCGGAGACAAGATTGGAGGGTGGGTTTGGATTTTCCACAGAGAGGCGAGGAAGAGGATATGGGAGGTCCTCATCACTTTCTCTGCAGAGGTGAGGAAGTTGGTATGGTAGCCTCCCGTTTTCGACAGAGATACTTGGTAGAGGGTACGGGAGGCCCTCGTCATTTTCAGAGCAGCGGTGAGGAAGTTGGTACGGTAGCTTCCCATTTTCGGCAGAGATATGCGGTAGAGGGTATGGTAGCTCCCCATTATTTTCCATTGAGAGGTGAGGAAGTGGATAAGGGAGCCTTCCATTATCTTCTATGGAGAGGTGAGGAAGGTGGTATGGAAGCCTCCTCTGGATATCCATCTCAGGGCTAGGAAATAGATATCAGGATGAGGGCACTTATGGTGGGACTTTCAGGTAGTCGTGCAGCTGGTGCTTCTGGAATCCAAGTGCATACAAGGATTGTCACATGGCAGCATCACAGGAGACCTGGCAGCTGGAGACGAAGGAGAATCAGTGTtgttacaaaataattttgtaatgatATGATCCTTGCTCTAACAATGATTTTCCAAGTAGGATTCTTCCAGTTTATACAGAAAGACCTTGAGTGTGGGAGAAGGTTGTATTTAATGCAATGCATTTTCAATCAGAATACGTTCTTTCACTTTCCCAATAGTTGAAGTTCGTTGTTGTACAACATTTTTAGGGGAGGTTATGAAAGAaagctgttttcttttttttaaaggctAGGAATGGAAGAAAGAGTGAGGGGAAGTAGCTTCATGGAAAAATTGTCTCATATCCTCAACAGGACACTAAGAGCCTTTAAAGCAAAGCTCTACAGCCTTCTTTGGTTGTAATAGAGTTAATTGATTTATATTCTCTATAAGGGGGCATGGTAGAAGGATAGCTTCTGTCACTCTACCCATAGACTTCTTCATTGCCTCCCTAGCATCTCCTACAATGTTTGCGTTGACAGAGACATGGAAAAGGAATGTTGGGGGTTGGAAAAGTAATGGAAAAGTCACAGATTGATGGTGGGAATTCTGACAAAAATATGACTTCTGCAATCAGGGCGTGAAGGATAAGAAGAGGTTTAATGATTGAATTTAGGCGAACTTCCTTTACTTGAGTGttgaggaagaagaaaaaaggagaCATGTCTTTGAATGACAAGTTGGCTCTTTTAAACACCAAGGATGGTCAAAACGGCTTTGTAATTCAAAATTATCTGATTTcatagaaagaaaatttttacaaaatgatagccagctataattatttttagtattaGTATTCTTGAACGGGGGAGTtaagaattaaggcttggggggatTTTAGaggcaactaatacttaggggtgtggaggtattgcatacccgccatggtaagcgggagttgcaggggccctcctccagaaaaatttaaagattaatggttcaaTGGCGACTTTttcggcttcctgagggatatttgattaatcctaacactattctataattagtaataatccaattaagtggattaaaatggattaaacttaaatatttctctgagctctggggggggggggggggggggcggttatctcccaaaaacccccctcgctgcactactgttcttgaaagtgaaaatttttcaattttatatttgcattAATACTCTTACAATTCAGTAACGGACAATATTAATacgctaaaattattttttgctttctaaAGATTACAGTGATATGTAATGAGCTTAGATGAGGGAAATCTTGAGTGACAGGTTGCGAGGGGGGAAGGTACAATAGGAGGAAAATATTGTGTCTTCATTAAGTTACAAATGGAATTAGACAAAGATTGGAGTTGGAGTTGGAGTAAAATGGGTATTTTTCagacatttgttttttaaaaggaCTTAGTGGTTCCCATCTAAAGGAATATGGTGAGCCGGATAAAAAGCTGTGAACAAaatattctgttttatttttaaatgcattcaaCTACGTAAGGTCATCAAATGTAATAAGTTTATGTTAGAGCAAGTTTTTCAAGAAGGTAATGAAATGATTAACACACCAAAACAAGtcagaaaaataatatgtattacaaTGGCATAAGTGCATGAGACTTACAGTGTACCACTGATACCAAGGTTAACATGAAGCCTTATGATGATTAAGGGAGAACAGCCGAGTGGATATCATGGaggaaaggaaaatttaaagaacaaTTAAACGGAAAAATATCCTAAATCAGATTTTCAATAGGCTGAGGAATTCCTTCACTGAGAAGATAATTAGATGTTAACCCagcaataaaaacataaatgaagtAGCAAGATTGTCATTTTTTGTTGGTATACTGAATTTACTCCCATGGATatgcttttgaaaattttgctatggCGGAGGTAGGAATAGTTCATGGGTTTCCTTCTAGGTGCAGGGGTGAAACTTGACTGACATTGCAGTGACCTACTCTGCAATGTTGTCAAGGTAAATGGGTTTTAAGTTGAAGATGATAGCAAGTCACATCGTTGATGTCAGACCATATTCAATTTTATACACATTGGGAAAATTGGTAACTCTCTCGTAGgcttacaaaaatgaataattttaacgaCCATTTTTCCTTCATGAAGGTAaaccatggtaaaaaatatttattccttgcCCAGCAAGAGATTTAACAGCTTtgcattaatatttcatattgaaatactCTATTATAACAACTTTAAGATTAACTGAGCTCTTTAAACAATTAACTTTTCTAAAGCTCAATTACAGAAATACCTGATGGATTGCATTCTTTTAATTAATGACTACTTATTCCACCTTGTCCCCTTCGAGGGGTATTTCATGCTTAACATAAGATGTATAAATGTCATATCCCAGTGAAATTGTATTATCATATAAGACACGAAATCTTGTTGGTAGCATGTAAAAATTAATCACTTGAGCAGGAGGCCAAATAACCCATTCAGCAACATACAAGCGCCACCCTTTTTGTACTATTTCATCAACCACAGTCTTCACATCAGCCCTTTCAAGGATACCTAATGTAACAAATATCAATGATATGGAAATGGGAGAGCAGATGATTTGATCAGCTAAAACTTTCTTTGTTACAGCTTTGAAGGTTCGACCAGGTATACGACTGTCCAGATAAATATACCAGTAGTGGCAGAGTACGCCCACTGTAAGACCTGAGATAGACATATGTGCTGTTCTTGTGCTATCCCACTTCTGTTTATCCCCCTGAGCAATTTCATAATGCTGTTGAAAGACATCCCCAGCACCAGAGAGGCTCATTGATATTCCAACATTTGTCAAGAGCAAGTATTTCTTGAACATCTTATGGCCCACATGCCTGCATTTAGCGATGATTTCACTCTTCAGAAGGCGGGTCAGGAAAATTCCTCTGTGAAGCATTTCTTAAGAGATGAACGTTTCACCATCCTGTAATAAGTATAGCGAACGCACgaatgaagtaaaaaatgaaatatatacatgATCATCAGCAAAAACACACAGCTAAACTCGGTAATTATTTCACGGTTTATTTATCATCAGCTAAAAAACTCAACTCTAAATTTCACATACCCTAATATTTCACTGCTAAAGGTCAATTTCAACAATTTAATTGCGGAGAGACAGACGAGGCAAAACTAATGTTCTTTCGCTACCATGTACAAAAAACtataaaagtggtaaaaattcATAGCAACATTCAGAATTTCACTTTTTCCTGAGCTTTCCCCGCATGACGAAGaaataatttcaagataatttttaaaaacaaattactgCAGTGGCCCGTCTTTCGTAACATTATCCCAAGTAGAACGAAGGAGCAGAGATACCAACCAATTGTATGGAAGTGACAAAAGATTAATCCAAGACGGTTGAAACCACTTCTTTTAAATCGAGCATTTTGTGAGTAAAATGAATACTCTCAGTTCACTTATGAgttaatcttaatattttttgcatattttaaaagcCACTCTCGTGAGAAACACTTCAAGGACTGACGAAAACAACAGGAACGGCCGCAGGGAAAACTGGagaaatatatttgttataaaGTTGTTTAGCATGTCTTTCCTTGAAGTATGCAACCGTTTAGGTTTGCAATGTGTCAGCAGAATGGCTcctagtatttatttatatcctcaCAGTAGTCTGCTGGAGGTGTCGAAGCAATGTCATCCCGGATGCGTTAGAATTATGAGCGAATGCTAAAATACTGGTGCCCCGAGTTTGGAGTAAAATTTgcgtgaaaatgaaattaatttcatttgttaCATGCATTCTAATAGCTTTAATTCAACCCTCTGGGGGGGCTCTGTTGGACTGGCTGTATTACccatttcaaatcttttcaaaCAAGGCAACAGAAACATCGCTATATCAACATGGGCATGATGAAGCGTTAGTTGATGGCGTTCATTATGAGTCGGACCATGAATATGACAGGTTTTTGATGGAGGCTCAAAGAATTATAGATATTAATTTGTCGGAAGTGGATGTTTGTTACCACAAGGTGAGGTTGTGGAAGGTAAATCGAGGTTAATTTGGCAGTGAATATCGTATACAACCCAGTTTCATCTCCCTCAGGTATTCATGAAGATAAAGTCATCCTGCTCCACGTTGACCGAAGATGAGTTGGGGAAATTAAGTGTCCACTTGCTGAATTGTAAATCTTCTGAAGAAGGGAAGCAGCAGTTTTTATGTTCCCCTAAAATGGTAATATCACCCTTGATGGATTTGTGACCTCTATAATTTATAGCCCACCAGGAATCACGAACTCGAATTCTTGAGGTAGTTATTTCTTAACAAATAATACAGcctttaaaatatatatcataattAAACGATACTGTGGTAATTTGAAGAATTCAAGGTGACTTTACATCTCACAGATTGGCTTTTATTCATTGCATCGACGTCCATTTTCACTGTCCCGTcgattttctttaaataactgTCTAATCTTTTGGGAATTACCAAAATATCTCctttaatttattgcttttatcAGAATGAAATGAGGCGGAAATAAAATTCCCTGTATCATAAGGGAACATTTCATGTTAATTCCCTCAACGTAATATTAAATGTCTCGTAATGCAAAAAGTCCTCTAAATCTAACAGATTCAATTATTACTTGAGGTAGCAATGCATAATCTTCTGCCATTTTTATCTTAGTTTCTTTGGAAAGAATTTTCAGTATCTACTGCATCATTATGTTTGTTTTTAAGCTGCTTTTTCAGTGCCGTGAAAGACTATGCATATCtaagaaaatagtttttcttcatttagttgacaattttttcatacttatCTATAATGGGGGATCTAGCATTAGAAATGATGATTTTGTAAGTATGAAAATTCCTCACTCATgggaatgaaaatcaaatgggcAGAATTCCATTTATTGGTGCGGATGAAGGGATTGGCCTATGTGATGAATCTCCATCTCTCAGTGTGTATATTTGTTCTTAAAGGTACCTATTTACTTGCATGGTcctcatttttccaatttttcttgcTCGAGTGAATTGTAATGCCTGGAATAAGAATTGCGTACCTTTAATATTAGTTAATGACTTTTTCAAATTTGGATAATATCAGTGATGAAACTTAAGGATAATCCATGAGCTTATACCTGCTGGATACTCAATCTGAGTTCCCTTACTTTGTCAACTGCGATGGTGAGGAGAGAGACAAGTCTCCCCATTCTACCCTCTCCCACTTACTATCCTTTCCTCTGTTCTCTCATCCTCTTCGCCCTCCCCTTGTCCATGAGGCAAAAATGATTCATCTGTATTGTACTTTGTGATACTTTCTGAGACGAACTTTGCAGGGTATGGTAGTTCTCTCCAAAGAGTTGCATTTACCAGTGAATAGGCCCATGAATTCATtggtgtttttaaaatataatttgtgatTTATCATTTCTTCAATCTGAAATTCATATGaatatgtgtatgtattttttagGGACTGTTCAAATAGCTCATGAGTGAAAACAGCGTAATGAGTGTTAGAAAGATGAGTAGTCACAACATTATATTATTCAACCTCAATAACTCATGTTGAAATTATATCTTAATTtagaaagaaatgttttaaattctTCCTGGATCTACTGTTgtagttttatttctttccatgGCACTGTAGGAACTGGAGGAATGCACCAAAGATATGGCTGCAGAGATGTGGAATTCTTATCGTGTTATGCTAGAAAAGGCCCGAGCCCTTTGCTTCTCTGTTAGGCAGCAACTATTCAAGGCATTAACTGAAATGGTTGTAAATAAGCTGATGGATTCCTCTCAGGATCAACTTAGGTCAATGAGAATTCTACAGGTAAGAAACAATTTGGTGGCAAATCTCTATGCTTGTGACTGGAATTGCATATAAAATTATGCCTACTATCTAAACATATTGCTGTCCCGTTCCTGATTTATCATACTTActtgttttcacttttttcacccCGGTGTCTTTGGAGTACGGAACTTATGAAGTCAAAATGATACCCAAATGATGCGTAATGCCAGGATCAAACTGCCTCAAGTTGAGAGTGGCTACAACTCTGGCAAACAATTTTGGCAGCTCTTCAAAAGTCAATGAACGTTCCCCATTTATTCTACCCAATATTTTCTTAGCATATTTCATAATTACCCCGCACAAACTTCCCAAATGTGGATCAGCCGGGGAATCAAAATGCCAAGTAATGCACCTGCTTACCAGTACCTCAGTAGTATTGTCATTcaggaaaaatcatgaaattgttTACTTACCCACATAAGATATCAGCTGGCTCACTTGGAATAAGTACCACAGTCATATTATGCATATTTCTATTTCATAAAATTGGTATTCTATTGCTTTTTGAGGCTATTTTGTCATAAGATTACCACTCACGAGAAGGGATAGCCACCATCCTCAGGGTGGAACCGTCAATTGGGACTATGTCGTTAATGTTCATTGCCAAATTCTCTGTGTACAAAATTTCATGTTAATTGGTTTAGTTTAAAATAATACAGGGGTAAAAAGCTTCAATGACTGGACAACAAGCCcagaaatgtattttttggaggaaattAAGCAAATTTTCATCTTAAATATTCCAAGTGATGATAGGTGTACTTATTAAGTCTCTTCAAGGAACATGTGAACTAAGAGGAGAAATCTTTGATATGTAATtcagttttaaaaaatccttttctcacTCTTTGTACTATTCCTCCCTATATTCAATTCACTTTATTATCCCTCTTTAATACAAATACATACATTTACTCCTCTCTTATAACCTGTTACCCTTCCAGGAAGGGCAAAAGATGATGATGGAACAACAAGGTACCCTAAGGCAGGCGCAAGATGCTGTTTCAGCATCCTTGGCATCACACATGCGATATTTGgagaaagagaaatcacttgtgaAAGCTGGACATGGACAAATTGCACAGATTGTGCAAGGGATGCATGAAAAATTAGGTTAGTATATGATGTGTTATGGCATCTACACATTTGGGCGCAGCTGAAATGTTTTTTGTGACTTAAATTGAAAGGGTGAGCCAAAAATATAGTGGCTGTGGACTCACGTTGGGACATTttttgaagggaagaaaaaacTGACTTCGGTTACTAAATAGCATGTCCATAGTCCATAACATATAAAGCTAGGCCtgcacttattttttcaaaatgatccgatttaaaagtTTGTGGTTTCAAAATGTgcaaaattgtgagaaaaaaattagaaaaagtgTCAGGTTCATGCCACatcggatagccgtgcctgaggcaCCTAAAGGCACCTATAGGGCCCATTtttaatgttgagtttttcgacctgGATAAAACGTTTCCTTaagtaaacatgatattttaaagCCCTTTGGGCAAAAATTTCAACCGTTTAGTCATATCTTGACTCCTTCATGGCAAAACGCTGCCACAAAGGTACCCCCGACTCCCTACCAACAGCCGCACCGTGCATTCCTTGATTCACGCGACACTACTTATTGCTAATCCCTTGGATCTTGCCTCCTTCCCCTTACATACTGGCAGAGTTGATCTAGCATGAGTACATAATAATGGCAAGCTGAGGGTCCtatgattcatttgtcaatgtaattttataaaaaaaagtacactttaagcgaaaagagggaggaaaacttGGATTTTCAAGAGGTACAAAAAGATGTTGGAACAATCTATTCCATATTCACGCCAGTCACCAGAGTCACAAATAGAGTGCAAACTAACATGTGGAGACAGGTAGAGCGAAAGGGGATGGGGTGGACCACCGCAAAAGTTTTCCCGATGACAAAATGCCAACTTTGATTGCCAGACATGAAAAGTAGCAAGATCTCTTACAGTTATTTCTTCAGTGCGGCGGGCACCTTTGAGGCAGTGCTTCACCATGAAGGAGTCGAGATACGACTAAATGGTTGAAATTTTTGTCCAATCGGGCTAAAAAATCATGTTTACTTTAGAAAACATTTTATCCGGGTGGAAAAACTAAACTTGGGTCATATgattcatttttcaatgtaattttataaaaaaaaagtacACTTTATATACATGCCTGAGGCCCTATaggcgcctcaggcacggctatTCTACTTTGCATGAACCTTAAATTTTATCTCACAATTTTGCACATTTTGGGACCATGAATTTTTAAATc
Encoded proteins:
- the LOC124164381 gene encoding mpv17-like protein 2; translation: MLHRGIFLTRLLKSEIIAKCRHVGHKMFKKYLLLTNVGISMSLSGAGDVFQQHYEIAQGDKQKWDSTRTAHMSISGLTVGVLCHYWYIYLDSRIPGRTFKAVTKKVLADQIICSPISISLIFVTLGILERADVKTVVDEIVQKGWRLYVAEWVIWPPAQVINFYMLPTRFRVLYDNTISLGYDIYTSYVKHEIPLEGDKVE
- the LOC124164427 gene encoding flocculation protein FLO11-like, which encodes MDIQRRLPYHLPHLSIEDNGRLPYPLPHLSMENNGELPYPLPHISAENGKLPYQLPHRCSENDEGLPYPLPSISVENGRLPYQLPHLCRESDEDLPYPLPRLSVENPNPPSNLVSESDRRLPYPLPHLSLENPGKLPYPSLSTENDGELPYPHLSMENNNRPPYPLPNLSTENDGELPYPHLSMENNSRPPYPLPNLSTENDGELPYPHLSMENNNRPPYPLPNLSTENEGELPYPHLSTENNNRPPYPLPNLSTENEGELPYPQLSMENNNRPPYPLPNLSTENEGELPYPHLSTENNNRPPYPLPNLSTENEGELPYPHLSTENNNRPPYPLPNLSTENDGELPYPHLSMENNNRPPYPLPNLSTENDGELPNPHLSTENNSRIPYPLPNLSTENDGELPNPHLSTENNSRIPYPLPNLSTENEGELPYPHLSMEKNSRLPYSLPNLSTENGELPYPHLSMENNSRLPYSLPNLSTENVGKLPYPHLSMENNNRPPYPLPNLSTDNQMERKGDLPHPQPYTISIENGRLPHEPPHLSMENPCHLPNLSVENNSRQPCTLPNLSTENRGKEMEKKGDLPLPQPIISLENGRLLDELSHLSMENPSPLSNVAEENEEGLLHPLPNPCIENQMENNEGAPQPLPRISVVNGRLPYELPHLSMENPYPLPNLSVENEGGLPYPLPNLPMENQGGLPYPLPHLSTEDPGRPPYPLPHLCLDDPGKLPYPSATSPS